One part of the Bdellovibrio sp. KM01 genome encodes these proteins:
- a CDS encoding acyl-CoA thioesterase, with protein sequence MNLIFRLIYTLLFSRFRSKVGALDECLTPYRCWPTDLDVLRHINNGVYFSLQDLARVDFMIRMGAMPKMNANGWYPVVVAERMRFKKSIKPFQKFHISTRLAYWDDKYTYIEHKFIVKGEPVAFGMIRARFLKKSGGLVATEELINLVGVTSERPALSDHLKAWIDAEDRHIEAVVPPKK encoded by the coding sequence ATGAATCTGATATTCCGTCTGATTTATACTCTCTTGTTCTCGCGCTTTCGTTCAAAAGTTGGCGCGTTGGACGAATGCTTAACTCCCTACCGTTGCTGGCCGACGGACTTGGATGTTCTTCGTCATATCAATAATGGTGTGTATTTCTCTCTGCAGGATTTGGCTCGTGTGGACTTTATGATCCGAATGGGAGCCATGCCTAAGATGAACGCGAACGGTTGGTACCCCGTTGTCGTGGCAGAACGCATGCGTTTTAAAAAATCTATCAAGCCTTTTCAAAAGTTCCACATCAGCACACGATTGGCTTATTGGGACGATAAGTACACTTATATCGAGCACAAGTTTATCGTTAAAGGGGAGCCGGTAGCCTTTGGTATGATCCGCGCACGGTTCTTAAAAAAATCAGGTGGGCTTGTGGCTACGGAAGAGTTAATCAACTTAGTGGGAGTGACGTCGGAGCGACCTGCTCTATCGGATCATTTAAAAGCCTGGATCGATGCCGAAGACCGTCATATCGAAGCGGTTGTTCCACCGAAAAAATAA
- a CDS encoding methyltransferase domain-containing protein, whose product MSWSEYFEKIKNRPVRKLLLNALREVSEDMPKTAIELGSGPGIDTLHLLNEGWSVTAVEKESQGIQMLKAQLSPEQNSKLDIVESEFENLINLPKASLVYSALSLPFCKADAFPQFWKVIDSSFGEKCVFATNFFGPEDDWVKNGMCTGHTKEQIREMLKSFPTIKFAEDKEMGKTATGPDKFWHVYHVIAIR is encoded by the coding sequence ATGTCGTGGAGCGAATATTTTGAAAAGATCAAGAATCGCCCGGTCAGAAAATTGCTTTTAAACGCTCTTAGGGAAGTTTCAGAAGACATGCCCAAGACAGCCATTGAATTGGGATCAGGACCGGGCATTGATACACTTCACCTTCTAAATGAAGGTTGGTCTGTGACTGCTGTTGAGAAAGAATCCCAAGGCATCCAGATGCTTAAGGCCCAACTCTCCCCGGAGCAAAACTCTAAGCTCGATATTGTTGAATCAGAATTCGAAAATCTAATAAATCTGCCAAAAGCATCACTGGTATATTCAGCTCTTAGTCTTCCGTTCTGCAAGGCCGACGCATTCCCTCAGTTTTGGAAAGTGATTGATTCATCTTTCGGTGAAAAGTGTGTGTTCGCAACAAACTTTTTTGGCCCTGAAGACGACTGGGTAAAAAATGGTATGTGCACGGGACATACGAAAGAGCAAATTCGCGAAATGCTAAAATCATTTCCCACAATCAAATTTGCCGAAGACAAAGAAATGGGGAAAACCGCCACAGGCCCCGATAAGTTCTGGCACGTCTATCACGTCATCGCGATACGCTAA
- a CDS encoding HD domain-containing protein → MEIRDPIHGSIYYAEPEVAILDTAEYQRLRAIKQLGFSEMSFPGATHNRYLHSVGVAHMVGRVFDSIFRIYPFSKPSVKTRLRQTVRLAALLHDVGHGPLSHTTETVMPQLSELKIKLYDEELKYGDAAHTVMYKNRRANHEDYTIKYVTDSNISTTIEKNFSDIAPIYIACLIDKALHCPDDFFIDNGVDFRPILSQLVSSEIDADRMDYLERDSYFCGTNYGKIDSHWLIQNMTFHRVEDKLYLALNRRALYSFDDFLISRHHMHLMVYGHHKSIIYEEMLNRYLTSPDCTFQLPGNIDEYTLYNDYRLHEHLRSVSNPWAQRIAQRRPFKVLLEQHNTTESDRPEMVKKALEKEGLEVIWASSHARLSKYHSASPEERASQIFVVDQLDPWSHPTPINQSTEIFRRYEGTRIIDRLYVAPEEFERADKILRTIKI, encoded by the coding sequence GTGGAAATCAGAGATCCCATTCACGGTTCGATCTATTATGCAGAGCCTGAAGTAGCTATCTTAGACACCGCTGAATACCAACGTCTTCGCGCGATCAAACAACTGGGTTTCTCCGAGATGAGTTTCCCTGGTGCTACACACAATCGGTACTTACACTCCGTCGGTGTTGCGCATATGGTGGGAAGAGTTTTTGATTCTATCTTCCGCATCTATCCATTTTCAAAGCCTTCTGTGAAAACTCGCTTGCGCCAAACTGTTCGCTTGGCAGCGTTGCTTCACGATGTGGGTCACGGTCCTCTATCGCATACGACTGAAACGGTGATGCCACAATTATCTGAGCTTAAAATCAAACTTTATGATGAAGAGCTTAAGTACGGAGATGCCGCACATACGGTGATGTATAAAAATCGCCGTGCGAATCATGAGGACTACACAATCAAGTATGTCACTGATTCCAATATCTCTACGACGATTGAAAAAAACTTCTCTGATATCGCACCGATTTATATCGCCTGCTTGATTGATAAGGCTTTGCACTGCCCGGATGATTTCTTTATCGATAATGGCGTGGACTTCCGCCCGATTCTTTCGCAGTTGGTTTCAAGTGAAATCGATGCGGATCGCATGGATTACTTAGAGCGTGACTCTTACTTCTGTGGAACAAACTACGGTAAAATTGACTCTCACTGGTTGATTCAAAACATGACCTTCCACCGTGTGGAAGATAAATTATATCTAGCTTTGAATCGCCGAGCTTTGTACTCCTTCGACGATTTCTTGATCTCTCGTCACCACATGCATTTGATGGTTTACGGGCATCATAAATCAATTATCTACGAAGAGATGTTGAATCGCTATTTAACGTCTCCGGACTGCACATTCCAATTACCCGGTAATATCGACGAATACACGTTGTACAATGACTATCGCTTACACGAGCATTTGCGTTCGGTGAGCAACCCATGGGCACAAAGAATTGCCCAACGTCGTCCCTTCAAGGTTTTGCTAGAGCAGCATAATACGACCGAGTCTGATCGTCCCGAAATGGTGAAGAAAGCTTTGGAAAAAGAAGGCTTGGAAGTGATCTGGGCTTCATCGCACGCACGCTTGTCAAAGTATCACTCCGCTTCTCCGGAAGAGCGCGCTTCACAAATTTTCGTCGTCGACCAATTAGATCCTTGGAGCCACCCGACCCCAATCAATCAATCGACGGAGATCTTCCGCCGCTACGAAGGCACGCGCATCATCGATCGTCTGTACGTCGCCCCTGAAGAGTTCGAACGCGCAGATAAAATCCTTCGCACAATTAAAATCTAA